The Roseicyclus marinus genome has a segment encoding these proteins:
- the rpsJ gene encoding 30S ribosomal protein S10 codes for MASQNIRIRLKAFDYRVLDASTAEIVNTAKRTGAQVRGPIPLPNKIEKFTVLRGPHIDKKSRDQWEIRTHKRLLDIVDPTPQTVDALMKLDLAAGVDVEIKV; via the coding sequence ATTGCCAGCCAGAACATCCGGATCCGCCTCAAGGCGTTCGATTACCGGGTTCTCGATGCCTCCACCGCGGAGATCGTGAACACCGCGAAGCGCACCGGCGCGCAGGTCCGTGGGCCGATCCCGCTGCCCAACAAGATCGAGAAGTTCACGGTTCTCCGTGGCCCCCACATCGACAAGAAATCGCGCGACCAGTGGGAAATCCGTACCCACAAGCGTCTGCTCGACATCGTCGATCCGACCCCGCAGACGGTGGACGCGCTGATGAAGCTCGACCTCGCCGCCGGCGTGGATGTCGAGATCAAGGTCTGA
- the rplC gene encoding 50S ribosomal protein L3: MLRSGVIAKKLGMTRLFMEDGRQIPVTVLHLDKLQVVAQRTPETDGYTAVQLGAGTAKVKRVSAPMRGHYAKASVEPKRKLVEFRVDAENLLPVGEEIIADHYFEGQFVDVTGTSIGKGFAGAMKRHNFGGLRASHGVSISHRSHGSTGQCQDPGRVFKGKKMAGHMGAARVTTQNLQVVRTDSDRGLIMVKGAVPGSKGGWVTIKDAVKKPFPENAILPAALKSAAEEAKRAAEEAAAQAAAEEAAAAKAAAEAEQAALEAAEAEAATEAPAEDAEKKDGEA; the protein is encoded by the coding sequence ATGTTGCGCTCTGGTGTAATCGCCAAGAAGCTGGGCATGACCCGGCTGTTCATGGAAGACGGCCGTCAGATCCCGGTGACCGTCCTCCACCTCGACAAGCTTCAGGTCGTCGCACAGCGCACGCCCGAGACCGACGGCTACACCGCCGTCCAGCTCGGCGCGGGCACCGCGAAGGTCAAACGCGTTTCGGCCCCGATGCGTGGCCATTACGCGAAGGCCAGCGTCGAACCCAAGCGGAAGCTCGTGGAATTCCGCGTCGATGCGGAAAACCTGCTGCCCGTCGGTGAGGAAATCATCGCCGACCATTACTTCGAAGGTCAGTTCGTCGACGTGACGGGCACCTCGATCGGTAAGGGTTTCGCAGGTGCCATGAAGCGGCACAACTTCGGTGGTCTGCGCGCCTCGCACGGCGTGTCGATCAGCCACCGTTCGCACGGCTCGACCGGTCAGTGTCAGGACCCGGGCCGCGTGTTCAAGGGCAAGAAGATGGCCGGCCACATGGGTGCCGCGCGCGTCACGACGCAGAACCTGCAGGTAGTCCGCACCGACAGCGACCGTGGCCTGATCATGGTCAAGGGTGCTGTGCCGGGCTCCAAGGGTGGCTGGGTCACGATCAAGGATGCGGTGAAGAAGCCCTTCCCCGAGAACGCGATCCTGCCCGCAGCGCTGAAATCCGCCGCCGAGGAAGCCAAGCGCGCAGCCGAGGAAGCGGCGGCCCAGGCCGCTGCCGAAGAGGCTGCCGCCGCCAAGGCCGCGGCCGAGGCTGAACAGGCAGCGCTCGAAGCCGCCGAGGCCGAGGCTGCAACCGAGGCGCCCGCCGAGGATGCCGAGAAGAAGGACGGTGAGGCATGA
- the tuf gene encoding elongation factor Tu: MAKAKFERNKPHVNIGTIGHVDHGKTTLTAAITKYFGEFRAYDQIDGAPEEKARGITISTAHVEYETEARHYAHVDCPGHADYVKNMITGAAQMDGAILVVNAADGPMPQTREHILLARQVGVPALVVFMNKVDQVDDPELLELVEMEIRELLSSYDFPGDDIPIVSGSALAAMEGRDADIGENKIRELMAAVDAYIPTPARAVDQPFLMPIEDVFSISGRGTVVTGRVERGVINVGDEIEIVGIRDTKKTTCTGVEMFRKLLDRGEAGDNIGALLRGVDREGVERGQVLCKPGSVKPHTKFEAEAYILTKEEGGRHTPFFANYRPQFYFRTTDVTGTVQLPEGTEMVMPGDNLKFTVELIAPIAMEDGLRFAIREGGRTVGAGVVSKIIE; the protein is encoded by the coding sequence ATGGCAAAGGCAAAGTTTGAACGTAACAAGCCGCATGTGAACATCGGCACGATTGGTCACGTGGACCACGGCAAGACGACGCTGACGGCGGCGATCACGAAGTATTTCGGCGAATTCCGGGCCTATGACCAGATCGACGGCGCGCCCGAGGAAAAGGCACGCGGGATCACGATCTCGACCGCGCACGTGGAATACGAGACCGAAGCGCGCCACTACGCGCACGTCGACTGCCCCGGCCACGCCGACTACGTGAAGAACATGATCACCGGTGCCGCACAGATGGACGGCGCGATCCTGGTGGTGAACGCGGCCGACGGCCCGATGCCCCAGACCCGCGAGCACATCCTGCTGGCGCGCCAGGTGGGCGTTCCCGCGCTCGTCGTGTTCATGAACAAGGTGGACCAGGTCGACGATCCGGAGCTTCTGGAGCTTGTCGAGATGGAAATCCGCGAGCTTCTGTCCTCCTACGACTTCCCCGGCGACGACATTCCGATCGTTTCGGGCTCGGCTCTGGCCGCGATGGAAGGCCGTGACGCCGACATCGGCGAGAACAAGATCCGCGAACTGATGGCGGCGGTTGACGCCTATATCCCGACGCCCGCACGCGCCGTGGACCAGCCCTTCCTGATGCCGATCGAAGACGTGTTCTCGATCTCGGGCCGCGGCACCGTGGTGACCGGCCGCGTCGAGCGTGGCGTGATCAACGTCGGCGACGAAATCGAGATCGTGGGCATCCGCGACACCAAGAAGACGACCTGCACGGGCGTGGAAATGTTCCGCAAGCTCTTGGATCGTGGTGAGGCGGGCGACAACATCGGCGCGCTGCTGCGCGGTGTGGACCGTGAGGGCGTCGAGCGCGGCCAGGTGCTGTGCAAGCCCGGCTCGGTGAAGCCGCACACGAAGTTCGAGGCCGAAGCCTACATCCTGACCAAGGAAGAGGGTGGCCGTCACACGCCGTTCTTCGCGAACTACCGCCCGCAGTTCTACTTCCGCACGACGGACGTGACCGGGACGGTTCAGCTGCCCGAGGGCACCGAGATGGTGATGCCCGGCGACAACCTGAAGTTCACGGTCGAGCTGATCGCACCGATCGCGATGGAAGACGGCCTGCGCTTCGCCATCCGCGAAGGCGGCCGCACGGTTGGTGCAGGCGTCGTTTCCAAGATCATCGAGTGA